The Salvelinus alpinus chromosome 29, SLU_Salpinus.1, whole genome shotgun sequence region ATATGTacgtataggtaggggtaaaagtgaatAGGCAAACAGGATAAATAATAGAGTAGCAGCatatgtgaaagtgtgtgtgtggcatcaatatgcatgtgtgtgtgtatatagtcatagtcaaaatcaaattttattggtcacacacacatggttaacagatgttattgcgagtgtagcgaaatgcttgtgcttctagttccgacagtgcagcaatatctaacaagtagtaTCTAACACGTCTACAACAAATACCCAATACAcgcaaatctaagtaaggaatggaataagaatatataaatatatggatgagcaatgtcagaccggcgtaggctaagatgcaatagatagaatacagtatatacatatgagatgcgtaatgcaagatatgtaaacattattaaagtggtcaaTGGttacaagtctgtatgtaggcagaagCCTCTCAGTGCTAGTGATGGCCTTGAAACAGAAGctgttcagtctctcggtcccagctttgatgcacctgtactgacctcaccttctggatgataacggggtgaacaggtagtggctcgggtggttgttgtccttgatgatctttttggccttcctgtgacatcgggtgctgtaggtgtcctggagggcaggtagtttgcgtGTTGGTGTGTtactgtagtatgtgtgtgtgggtagagtccagtgagtgtgcatagagctgGTGCAAGAGACTCAGTGCAAATAAAAAGGGGGTCAAAGCAAGTAGTAATGGTAGCcgtttgattaactgttcagcagtcttatggcttgggggtaaaagctgttcaggagccttttggtcccagacttggcactctggtaccgcttgccatgcggtagcagagagaacagtttatgacttgggtggctggagttagTCTGGAGGAAGCCTCAACCTTTTCTCTCACTCCCCCATCCACTGCTCCACGGTCTTCTTTGGCCTCCTTCCCACTTTGATACACACTCACACCCGTACAGGCACATCTCTCCCTTATTGCTCAGGTATGCAAATCTGAGCATGCAAATCAGTTCACAGTCTAACAGGAACAGGCTTGATTGCATTGTATTTACTGCCTGTCCTCCTTTGATGAGGATAATACATGTACagtgcagtcggaaagtattcagaccccttgacttttcccacattttgttatgttagtcttattctaaaatggatgacataaattgttttcctcatcaatctacacacaataccccatgatgacaaaacaataacatgtttttagaaatgtttgcaaatgtatataaaaaaaataaaatgaaatgccttatttacatatgtgttcagaccctatgctatgagacttgaaattgagctcaggtgcatccaatttccactgatcatccttgagctgtttctacaacttgattggagtccacctgtggtaaattcaattgatttggaaaggcacacacttgtctatataaagtcccacagttgacattgcatgccagagcaaaaaccaagctctgagacaggattgtgtcaaggcacagatctggggaaagttaccaaaaaatataatttctgtagcattgaagttccccaagaacagtggcctccatcattcttaaaatataagaagtttggaaccaccaagactcttcctagagccggcCGCCCTGCGACTGAGCAAttgggtgagaagggccttgatcagggaggtgtccaagaacccgatggtcactctgacagacctccagagttcctctgtggagatggttgtccttctggaaggtcctcccatctctgcagtactccaccaattaaGCCCtgcatggtagagtggccagacggaagccagtcaggctagtcaggatcgagggaaagatgaacggagcaaagtaaagagagatcctcgatgaaaacctgcttcaggacattgaccctaagcacaccaccaagacaacgcaggaggggcttcgggacaagtcccaATGTcattaagtggcccagccagagcctggacttgaacccgttcaaacatctctggagagacctgaaaatatctgtgctgagacgctccccattcaacctgacagagcttgagaggatctgcagagaacaatgggagaaactcaccaaatataggtgtgccacgcttgtagcgtcatacacaagaacactttaattgctgccaaaggcagaagacacatttcagttgtacaactgactaggtataccCTTTCCTTttcccaaaggtgcttcaacaaagtactgagtaaagggcctgaatagctttttttttttttttacaatttaatccattttagaataaggaatattttcagaatgcactgtatacatttACCAGTGCAACAGTAAATCTTTACCATAACACGTTTttgttaaaggtagactcagcgatatgatgtagatgcagaaagtaaacggCATAgtgtagggccctataaaatatattttttgtctgATTCTGTAATTTTCCAGGTTTAAGTTTCCCCCTGTGTTTTCAGGTTTTTGCTCTCAAGGTTACACTTTATCAATAGAAACTCCAATTTAGTTCTTTTTTGAAGTTCACAATTCTTctaccacatcaggagaccacttttgaagtctggttaaaaaaaaaaaattataatgtaaTTTTTATTTTTGGGTAAAGTTACCCTTTAATTCCAGTGCTCACCTAGCAAGATGCTGTTGTTTAGCTGTGTTTATGTGCGCACATATGGTACGGTTTGCCAAATAAATACCCACTGGATTGATACAAATAATCATGATCATTCTGCTAGGTAAGCAAGCATAGGcaactttgtagttaacatttaattgagaaggtttttgggaaagcttTTCCATCTACTAGAATACTTTTCATTAGCATCATCTGGgggaattcaaatcaaatgtatttatatagcccttgttacatcagctgatatctcaaagtgctgtacagaaacccagcctaaaaccccaaacagcaagcaatgcaggtgtagaagcacctatGCCACTTCAGAAAGTTTGGAAATACGGatcactgatgcattctgttcatgtcttatgataaaCTTTAAAAATTTTCCCTACTAAGTTCaatagattttttaaatattggtcatcaaaaagaaagaaggaccaaggcactcttcatataattaattaaaatgcctttatttgtatggcatgttcaatagaaacaagatTTTTTAaatccgacgcgtttcggctgcatggccttcgtcagggagtacaaagaaataatacaatgtcctcttttaaacagcttttccaattagccctaatttgaAAAGGGAGTGGTTACacaattgattggacacacctagtaagcaatactatacacattaaaaagtgaagtactgtagctatgttatcataaaaatacaactccaagctagaaatATCAGAACACTtaaaggtagttctaaccttaaatatgactgggagaagtgtcaagaataagaaagcaatatattccatagtacactagaacccagcaaaacatgaacaacaacagtctaaacatattccctgtatagtgcacttaTTATTGACCAGAGTCATAGGCACTATGTAGGTTATAGGGTGCCACTTACCCTGACCACACAAATAAGTCATTGCGAACGTGATTTGTTTGCTTGCTCAACAGTTTATTTCTATTGCCCGTCTGTTGTAGCCACGTGAACAAGGAAGTGTAGTGTACAAAGAAGGATTTGATTGGATTGCTTGCTCagcaatatttatttttattgccTCTGTTGTAGCCACGGGAACAGGGAAGTGTTTTCCTGCCTGGGAATCCAGCTGGCTGTGAACTTCTTCCTGGACAGAGGTCATACTGATATCACTGTGTTTGTTCCCTCATGGAGGAAGGAGCAGCCCAGACCAGATGTCCCCATCACAGGTACGATGTCGGGAATACACCACACAGGGCCCAATGTCTACTTCCTTTTTTGTATCACACAACATCACTCATTGTAGCCTATGTAATCCAGTAGATTTCCTCCTCAATACATATAGTGGGTGGACATTTTGTTTTAGGCACTCAATGGAATTTTGAGTTTATATGCTTTTTTAAATCAGAGATGGCACATAGAGAAAATTATATAATAccttcagtggtgtaaagtactatttatatttttgagaactTACTTTAACTcctacattcttaaagaaaatgatgtactttttactctgtacattttccctgacccacaaaagtatttgttacattttgtatgcttagcaggacaggaaaatggtccaattcacaaacttatcaagagcctggtcatcactactgtttctgatctggcagactcactaaacacacatgctttgtttgtaaatgatgttggagtatgcccctggctatttgtaaaaataaataaataaaggaaatcgtgctgtctggtttgcttaatataaggaatgtgaaataatGTTTTACCTTGAAtcgttaagtatattttagcaattacatttacatttgatactaaagtatatttaaaaccaaatacttttaaacttttACCTGAGTAGTTTTTTACTggttgacttttacttgagtacttttctattaaggtatcttttactcttactcaagtatgacaattgggtacttcaCTACTACTGAATACCTTATGGGATATATTGACTGCAGGAAATGTGCATACAATCTCAATGATTGAGTAGAGAGTGTCTCTTTGGTCTGGAAAGGTAAAACATTTTTGTGTTTGAGCAAGAAACAATTTGCCATTTGGCCTTGGCCTTTGTCAGTTATGGAACTTGAGGCAAACAACTTGGGCACGAAATGGATTAGGGTTCAATGTGACGCAACTTCCCTACTCTTGGTGAGAGCAGTGTAGAGAGCGGGAGGGGAAAACCTGACACAGATACAGTATTTTTCTGTTTCCAAATTGCAACCTGTGCTGAACTTTATCTCCAAACCACCTCTTATTCATCTGATTAAATTAGGGACTTTTCTCAACATCTTTATTACTTCCTGCAGTAGCACATAAAAATTGTCCTCTAACGATGagctgctgctgtgatggcaggaTGCTTGACTTGGCTGACTTACAGTAACTGTTATTGCCATAGCCAATTATCCTCATGCCTTATCCATTGCCAATTTATGCCAAAAGCCAGCTATATCCTGTATGCTCAAATGTTTATATGATGTTTGTCTCAAACATAtagatatatgtgtatatatatctatatatacataTAGATAGTGTTCAACTGAGTTTAATTGAAAGATGTAAAATATCTGAGGCTCCTCAATTAAACTTTGTCCTTTTAATATGTGTGTGCCAAATATCATATCAACGTTGAGCATACATGCTATAGCCGGCACACTGTCAGAGCATCTTAGTTGCTCGAGTTCCAATAAAGTTTGTCAAGAAAGGATGACATGTTTCCCCCAGGAGAGCGAGAACATGAGAGAAAGTGTTGTGAAGAATTTGTTGCCTGGTGAAAAAAAATCTTACACAAAGATCAGGGGGAAACAAGTGAATTAGTATGTGAATGCATGATTGATCTTAATACTTAATTGATGATTAACTAATTGAATGGTTATCTAACATTAATATTTTTCTCTATTCTAAAGATCAACACATTTTGCGTGagctggagagaaagaaaatcatGGTGTTCACCCCTTCGCGGCGTGTAGCGGGCAAACGTGTGGTCTGCTACGACGATCGCTTCATCGTCAAGCTGGCGTACGAGTCAGACGGTGTCATCGTATCCAACGACACATACCGTGACCTTCAGGGCGAGAGACAGGAGTGGAAGCGCTTCATCGAGGAGAGGCTGCTCATGTACTCGTTCGTCAATGACAAGTAAGTCTTGTGGTAGCTTATTATTAACCCTGAAATGCGCACACTGGATGAATAACTCATGTTATAACTGATCATGCAGTTGTTACAGTTCTATAACTTTCATGAATGAGACATTATAAATGCTTATGAATGTTTATAACTATTAATATATGCAAATTATGCATTATTGTTTAGTATACATTAGCCACAGTGTAGTATGAATCTAaactctactccccctctcagGTTCATGCCCCCTGATGACCCCCTGGGTCGCCATGGTCCCACCCTGGAGAACTTTCTACGGAAGGTTCCTCGGTTACCACGCAAACAGCCATGTCCTTACGGTGAGATCACATCTCTACTGGGGTCATCCTGTGGTTGACCTTACATATGGGTGGGGGGAACATTTCCAAATAATTATTAACAAACGGACACAAATACTGtaatggatgtaataaatgtactgtactgtatgtgcttaAACTCAGCGGTACTAATTAACTCTTGTTTATATTTCATGAATCCAGGAAGGAAATGCACTTACGGAATAAAGTGTAAATTCTACCACCCGGAGCGAGTCAATCAATCCAATCGCTCTTTGGCTGACGAGCTGCGAGAGAAGGCCAAGCTGCCCTTGTCACAACAGAAACACCCCACCACAGGTCCTGGACTTGCCTATGGCCTTTCCCTGGATGAGGAGATGGCTCAGAAACTGACCCTAGAACAGTGGAATGGCTCCTTGAAGAAAGGCCTCACCAGTGAGAATGTTCTTCTTCTCAAGGGAGGCCATCGCTCCAGCTGGAGGTCCCCAGCTAAGAAAGCCAGCACCAACCGACATTCCCCGACCGACCTGGACTCGGCCCTGGCCAGTGGCTCTCAAGAGAGGCTAGATTCTGGGCTGGGCTCCTTCGAGAGCCAGGCATCTGACCCCTCTAGAAACCACTGTGATCACTATGGCAACGCTGGGTACAGGAACTGCCAGTCAAAGTCCTCCCCCAGTATGAAACAACAATGCTATTCTCTCCCTAGCAACCTGCCTTGTAGCTGCTGCTCCCATGTTCCTCAGCAATCACTGGGCCCCAGTGCAGGATACCAACAACACCACAGCCCACACCATAGCATGGGCCCAGCCAGCACCCACAACCCAGACATGATGACCTACTACCCCCCTTGTTACCCCAACTATGGAACACCAATGTATCCAGTTAGTATGCATCAGTACAGCCACCCCAGTGACTTCCAACAGCAGGGCAGGGTCCACCGTTCACAGCAGACCTTCTGGTCGGACCCGTTCGGGACTTATCCTCAGACTCTCCATAGCATTGCTCAGGTGGAGCAGCAGAGACACTGGTCCCCTGCCCAGACACACCCGAGCCCCCATggggagggcagggagagggaggacggcagggagagggaggatgtCAGGAAGAAGCTGCTGGCCATCTTTAACGGACATCTGGTGGACAGGGCCATGGACATGTTCCCCCATCTCATGGACCCACAGAGACTGGCTGCTGAGATCCTCACCCTGAGATCCTCTCAGGGCCTGTGATTGGCTCGTTGCTCTGAGATGGagggatttgtagtttttttTCAGTTGAAAGAGTCTCTCTTGAAAAACTGTCCAAGCTACTGTAAAGATCTGTGTTTCCACTTTAGGGAAACATTGATCTTCCTACTGTATTTGCTTTGCCAAATGTGTTTTTGCCAAGTGTTTCAGGAACTAGGTCGCTTAAATTGCCTCTAACATAAAACCGGAGGCAAATGATTGTTGATGCAAGTTGTATCTATTTAATAAATCTTTCTAGGAGCAATATTCTTACAGAATGCATGTTCATAGGCCTTAGGGCACTAATATAGACACATGTATCAAGATGAATTATGGCATAAAGAGTATTATCGGCACAGTGTGCCATAATGGTGGTCACAGCTAACTGTCTAGTACGGTCTAGTACGGTAGTGAAGTAGATGCTCTATGGGTCAAGTTCATTGAAGAACATTAATGTCCAGAGAAGAAGTATAATTGCAttcttaatttaaaaaatacCTCTAGATCTATTTGTATGTTTTTGTATTAAAGTCAATAGAAATAGACCAGTATAATATTTTTTGCCATTACCACTATCTACTTTGTATTCATACTGTGTGCAGCAATGTGAGAGCAGATGGCTTGTGTATTATTGTTATAATTTCAGATCGTTCAGTGCCCTgctacaatgcattcggaaagtattcagaccccttccccttttccacattttgttacgttacagccttattctaaaatgtattaaataaaatattttccttataaatctacacacaataccccataatgacagatcgacaacaggtttttagaaaattgtGCAAATTTAATATTTCTTTAGACAAAAaaagcagaaataccttatttacatcagtattcagaccctttgctatgagactcgcaattgagctcaggtgcatcctgtttccattgattatccttgatatttctacaacttgattggagtccacctgtggtaaattcaattaattggacatgatttggaaaggcacacacctgtctatataaggtcccacagttgacagtgcatgtcagagcaaaaaccaagccatgaggtcaaaggaattgtccgtagagctccgagacaggattgtgtcgaggcacagatctggggaagggtaccaaaaaatgtcttcagcattaaaggtccccaagaacacagtggcctccatcattcttcaatggaagtagtttggaaccaccaagacttcctagagctggttgccCCTGTCAAACTGaaaaatcaggggagaagggccttggtcagggaggtgaccaagaacctgatggtcactctaacatagttcttctgtggagatagaacaaccatctctgtagcactccaccaatcaagtctttatgttagagtggccagatgcaaatcactcctcagtaaaaggcacatgacagccctcttggagtttgccaaaaggcatctaaagactctcagaccatgagaaacaagattctctggtctgatgaaaccaagattgaagtctttttgcctgaataccaagcttcacgactggaggaaacctggcaccatccctatggtgaagcgtggtgggagactagtcaggatccagGGGAAAATGAATGAAGCAAAGTATagagtgatccttgatgaaaacctactccatagtgctcaggacctcagactgaggttcaggttcaccttccaacaggacaacgaccctaaacacaaaGCCAcgctggagtggcttcgggacaagtctcaatgtccttaagaggcccagccagagcctggacttgaacccgatcgaacatctctggagagacctgaaaatagctgtgcagcgatgctccgcATCCAACCTAACAGCGCTTGAGAGAATttgcagagaagattgggagaaactccccaaatacagttgtgccaagcttgtagcgtcataccaaagaagacttgaggtcgtaatcactgccaaaggtgcttcaacaaagtactgagtaaagcttcagaatacttatgtaacatttgtatttttaatacattagcaaaaattCTGAAacactatttttgctttgtcattatggggtattttgtgtagtttgatgagggggggaacaatttaatccactttagaataaggctgtaaagtaacaatgtggggtctgaatactttcttatTGCATTGTAGGTCTTCATTAGCTGCCAAGGTAGTCTTTTAAATATTCTTCAGTGTGCATGGAGTTATGGTGTGAATACAGGCAATTAATAATTGCATTTTTCGTATCAAGACGTGAGATGGGTTAGATCAAGCACAGTGTGACCCAATAGCAACACAGAGACATGAAGtggtgatgaaagaaacaaaacagCCTAAACAGTTGGAATCTGATGTGGAGTATCAGAATTAAATGTTATAAATTAGTCTGTGATAGTTTATCTCCCCAAATGTTTATAATGTTTtagacaaacctttacagataacATGATTTGACAATGGATAATATGTAAGAAAgttattttgttttgtcacaGTTTGGTAGTGGTACTGATAAGCCTTCATCTTCTGGGGGAGTTGTCTTTCTACTGCAATACTTCTGTTGTGACTCACTGTGCTGTGAGCTGTTCATAGGTGCTATTCACTGCTATTATTACTGATGGGAAAATATAATGGTTATTTTGAGAATGAGGAAATTGACCAAACTGCTGTTGTGGAGAGAAGCAGGGCTTTAATAAATTCATGACTCATTTTGAGGAAACAGTTTCTCCATTATTGCATTGTCTTACTATGTTGTCACTCCTTCGCAACGCTTGTCCCTCAATCAGTGCAGGAGGAATAGTTGTGCTATCTGACATAAGACAATGCCATCAGTGTGCTTACGTTGTACTTCCACTAATAAAATATTGACTAGGTCGCttgtcaatacacacacacacacacacactgtttctcATGACGAGGAGCTAGACCAggtgtgttttttttaatcaaactCAACTGTTCATCTTTTTCAGTGATGaaaacatggatgtctcatggtagggtggggtattcaaAATGGAGCACCATCTCCTGAATGTTCTGGCAAATCTCAGGTCCAAAACAAtccctttctgaccacttctaccatgggcaaacaTTTATGGAAGGTTTAGTTCAAATTAAAGGTTCAGTCAAATGATTGAAAACATATGTAACGACCCTATTGTGAACCAGTTTTTCCCCTTGTGTAATATCTAAATGGGGCACCAGGGGTGTTTTAGTTTTTTGGAAAAACAATGAAGGAATTAGATCTCTGACAGTGAAATGACTCCACTGTTCTCTCCAATCCTTCAATACACCCCACTTTAATTACATATATATTGTCTGATCTGTAACTCTAAACAATGATTCACTGTGATCGGGGCCATATTGATCAAGCATCTCCGTGTAGGAGTGCTGACTTTGGATCACTTTCggcttttagatcataatgaataagattacatggacaggggagaCTTGGTCCTAGATCAGATCTTAGACCTACTCTGAGATTCTTAATACAAATGGGCCCTCATCTATTACCATCAATGTTCATGATTAACTTTGATCTTCGGAAACATTATCCTGTCATTTCAAATATGACCAACACTGGCAGTCAGAATTTCTTCTCTCTTCTTGATACTAATTCTATAAAAAAACAAATCCCTCCCCTCCCTAAACCCACCATCCTCTATTTGATAACTGAGAAAAACCTCAAATGTCATCTTCCAGAAATGGCAATACCTATGACATCATGGTCCATAACAGTATGAAACAAAATGAATGTGTTCCCTTAATAACTCCCTGACCTTTGACTGTCAGTTACTACAGGAAGTAAACTTAAATTACAATTCCAAATTTGACAGAAACTATATTTTCAATAACTTCTCAAACGAATGTGTAGAAGTTATTTATTTCAAAAGTTTGTctattttagattttttaaaattaatatcacttcctgaattgattgCCTTCAATTCGAATTGACCACAGCCCTGGAAGAAGATAGGGTGCAAGAGCAGTAGGTCAGATTCTAACAATaacttatacactgctcaaaaaaataaagggaacacttaaacaacacaatgtaactccaagtcaatcacacttctgtgaaatcaaactgtccacttaggaagcaacactgattgacaataaatttcacatgctgttgtgcaaatggaatagacaacaggtggaaattataggcaatttgtaagacacccccaataaaggagtggttctgcaggtggtgaccacagaccacttctcagttcctatgcttcctggctgatgttttggtcacttttgaatgctggcggtgctttcactctaatggtagcatgagacggagtctacaacccacacaagtggctcaggtagtgcagctcatccaggatggcacatcaatgcgagctgtggcaagaaggtttgctgtgtctgtcagcgtagtgtccagagcatggaggcgctaccaggagacaggccagtacatcaggagacgtggaggaggccgtaggagtgcAACAACCCAGCAGGAGGACCTCTAccgccgcctttgtgcaaggaggagcagaaggagcactgccagagccctgcaaaatgacctccagcaggccacaaatgtgcatgtgtctgctcaaacggtcagaaacagactccatgagggtggtatgagggcccgacgtccacaggtgggggttgtgcttacagcccaacaccgtgcaggacgtttggcatttgccagagaacaccaagattggcaaattcgccactggcgccctgtgctcttcacagatgaaaacaggttcacactgagcacatgtgacagacgtgacagagtctggagacgccgtggagaacgttctgctccctgcaacatcctccatcatgaccggtttggcggtgggtcagtcatggtgtggggtggcatttctttggggggccgcacagccctccatgtgctcgccagaggtagcctgactgccattaggtaccgagatgagatcctcagaccccttgtgagaccatatgctggtgcggttggccctgggttcctcctaatgcaagacaatactagacctcatgtggctggagtgtgtcagcagttcctgcaagaggaaggcattgatgatATGGACTGGCccacccgttccccagacctgaatccaattgagcacatctgggacatcatgtctcgctccatccaccaacgccacgttgcaccacagactgtccaggagttggcggatactttagtccaggtctgggaggagatccctcaggagaccatccgccacctcatcaggagcatgcccaggcgttgtagggaggtcatacaggcacgtggaggccacacacactactgagcctcattttgacttgttttaaggacattacatcaaagttggatcagcctgtagtgtggttttccactttaattttgagtgtgactccaaatccagacctccatgggttgataaatttgatttccattgataatttttgtgtgattttgttgtcagcacattcaactatgtaaagaaaaaagtatttaataagaatatttcattcattcagatctaggatgtgttattttagtgttccctttatttttttgagcagtgtatatacactagATGCCTGACAGGGTGCACTGTTTTGAAGCCATCCTGCTACTCCTCCACCTTTGAAGAAATATGCAAAAGAATGCATTTATTGTCTGTATTTGTTTTTTTGCcatgtttattctattacagacacctcaatgcatacttttaaattatatgtgggcgaaacataaaaaaatgtccttaaagtatatttttttgaaagttctaatgttactgtccccactacaacaacaaaaatacttaaatacatgtaattttaaaaaatgtaattgaaatgCTGTTCAATTCCATTCATTCCGATGGCACAGtatttcccaactccagtcctccagta contains the following coding sequences:
- the LOC139559400 gene encoding ribonuclease ZC3H12A-like; the encoded protein is MHPSGTQCSAPEESGKTATDPGEAQLDFYRKLGYSPAQVQTVLQKFGLNTDTNRILGELVQTGASPEGMEKEGAPTTMSVLIARGETLSSLPLTPPPIWEDAASEEGDDLKPIVIDGSNMAMSHGNREVFSCLGIQLAVNFFLDRGHTDITVFVPSWRKEQPRPDVPITDQHILRELERKKIMVFTPSRRVAGKRVVCYDDRFIVKLAYESDGVIVSNDTYRDLQGERQEWKRFIEERLLMYSFVNDKFMPPDDPLGRHGPTLENFLRKVPRLPRKQPCPYGRKCTYGIKCKFYHPERVNQSNRSLADELREKAKLPLSQQKHPTTGPGLAYGLSLDEEMAQKLTLEQWNGSLKKGLTSENVLLLKGGHRSSWRSPAKKASTNRHSPTDLDSALASGSQERLDSGLGSFESQASDPSRNHCDHYGNAGYRNCQSKSSPSMKQQCYSLPSNLPCSCCSHVPQQSLGPSAGYQQHHSPHHSMGPASTHNPDMMTYYPPCYPNYGTPMYPVSMHQYSHPSDFQQQGRVHRSQQTFWSDPFGTYPQTLHSIAQVEQQRHWSPAQTHPSPHGEGREREDGREREDVRKKLLAIFNGHLVDRAMDMFPHLMDPQRLAAEILTLRSSQGL